The window TACAATACGAATATGATCTTCTGAAATTCGATAAAAAATAACATGATTGTCTTTTGGAAAACTATACAAACCTTGTTTTATTTCATTCCGAGTTTTGCCCAATTGTGGATTTATAATTAAATTTTGAAAAATATCGTCTATCTCAAAGAGGTACTTTTCAGCCTGATCAAATCCAAATTCATCCATTGTATAATCAAAAATATTTACCAAATCTTCATCGGCAATTTCTGATAAAATATAGAATTTCTTAGACATTGCTATCTTTCTTTTGCTTCTTGGCTTGGATAATATCTTTTACAGAACGGGAACTCGATTTGTCATTCCAGCCTTTTTCTATTTCAGCTTTTAAATCTTGAATTAGTCGATGACGATAAATTTCGTGAAGTCTTAATGCGTCACGTACAACTTCGCTTGCATTTTGAAAATCTCCAGACTCAACCTGTTCTGAGATATATTCAGTTTGTTTTTTCGTGAAACTAACATTCATTTTTTCTAAATATTTATTCAAAAATACATATTATGTCTAAATTTAGCAAATATAGATATGTATTCATTTGGGTTGGAGGGTTTGAGAGTTGAGCGTTTTAGAGTTATAATAGTGCTATTTGTGAAAATATTCTTGAAATTCATGTTTAAAAAAGTGTCAATTGCTGAGAAAACTGATTCTGAAATTTCGACTGACTTCCGCCAATAATCAACTTCCTTAAATTTAAATCAGTCAAATGTTTTAAAAACGGATTTCCATAAGTAAAGTCGATGAAATATTTAGCACGATTTACGGCGGCTCCTAATTTTTTAAGATGATCGATATTCAAAACCTGGAATTTTCTTGCACTTACAATTTTCTGTGCAGTTTTTACGCCAATTCCCGGAATTCTGAGAATCATTTTATACTCTGCAGTTTGAAGATTGACAGGAAACTGATCCAGATGTCGCAAAGCCCAACTTAATTTTGGGTCGACTTCCAAATCTAAAAATGGCATATTAAAATCTAAAATTTCATCTGCTTTAAAACCATAAAAACGCATCAGCCAATCTGATTGATACAAACGGTTTTCCCGTAAAACAGGAACTTCCGCAGTAATTGCGGGCAAACGATTATCAACGGTAACCGGAATGTAACCGGAATAATAAACCCGCTTCATTCCATAATTTTTGTAAAAATGATCCGCGACTTTTATAATTTGTAAATCGTTTTCATTGGTTGCTCCCACAATCATTTGTGTCGATTGACCAGCCGGAGCAAATTTCGGAGTACTTCGGATAATTTTCTTTTCGTCTTTATATTGTTGAATTCCTTTCTGAACAATTCTCATCGGCTGAAGCATATCTTCACGATTTTTATCGGGAGCCAATAATTTTAACCCAGATTCTGTCGGAATTTCAAGGTTGACAGATAATCGGTCTGCGTAAAGAGCTGCTTCATTCATCAAATCATCACTTGCTCCCGGAATTGATTTCAAATGAATATATCCGTTGAAATTGTGTTCGGTTCTCAGTTTTTTTGCAACACGCACCAAACGTTCCATTGTGGTATCGGCGTCTTTGAAAATTCCGGAACTTAAAAATAAACCTTCAATATAATTTCTGCGGTAAAAACTAATCGTTAAATCAACCACTTCTTCCACCGTAAAAGCAGCACGTTTAATATCATTCGATTTTCTGGAAACACAATAAATACAATCGTAAATACAATGATTGGTTAGAAGAATTTTAAGAAGCGAAACACAACGCCCATCTTCAGTATAAGTGTGACAAATTCCACTTGCTGAACTGTCGCCTAAACCGCCGTTATTTTTTCTCTTTCCACCGCTTGATGAGCACGAAACATCATACTTAGCAGCATCTGCAAGTATTTCAAGCTTCTCTTTTACACGGTCGAAATTCATTTAAGTTTAAATTAAAAAGGATTAAAATATTTATTTTCTTTAGCAAAATTAAGTCCGAAATTGAGAAAAGTCAGGGTTTTTAAGACAAACTTATCCACATATTTCCAAAGCAAAATTAGTATATTTACGGTCATCAAATTTATGAGTGAAATCGTAAAACTTACGATAACATATAAAAAAACAAACATTCTCCATATGAATCATAAACCGGTAGAAGGTTTTTCTAAATTAACCAAACAGGGAAAGATTGACTGGCTAGTTAACGAATATCTCGAAGGAAACCAGGATTATCAAAATATACTTAATCAATATTGGAACGAAAATGCAGATTTACAGAAACTTCATGATGAGTTTTCTGAAAATACAATTTCCAATTTTTATATGCCTTACGGTATTGCGCCTAATTTTTTAATCAATGGGAAATTATTTGCTTTGCCAATGGCGGTGGAAGAAAGTTCAGTCGTTGCGGCAGCTTCAAAAGCAGCAAAATTCTGGATTGATAAAGGTGGTTTTAAAACAACGATTATCAACACCGAAAAATTAGGACATACGCATTTTATCATCGATGTTGAATCTCACAAACTGCAGCATTTTTTTAATTTCAATTTAAAGAAAAAACTGTTTGAGGCAACAGAAGCGATTACGGCAAACATGAGAAATCGTGGTGGCGGAATTTTAGACATAAAATTGATTGACAAAACTTCCGAAATGCCCAATTATTATCAGCTGAAAGCAAGTTTTGATACGGTAGATTCTATGGGAGCTAACTTTATCAATTCGTGTCTGGAGCAGTTTGGGAAAACGTTGAAACAGGAAATTGTAATCAGTGAAGATTTTACTCAGGAAGAGAAAAATTCTTTACAGATTGTGATGAATATTCTTTCCAATTTCACGCCTGATTGTGTAGTGAGAGCAGAAGTTTCGTGTAAAATTGAAGATTTAAAAGACGACAGCGGAATTTCAAACGAAGAATTTGCAAGAAAATTTAAACAGGCGGTTACGATTGCTGAAATTGAACCTTTCCGTGCTACAACTCATAATAAAGGAATTATGAATGGTGTTGATGCAGTAGTTATTGCAACCGGAAATGATTTCAGAGCAACGGAAGCTTGTGCGCATGCGTATGCTGCAAAAGATGGGAAATACTCTTCGCTAACGCATTGTACAATTGATAACGGAATTTTCAGATTTTGGATTGATTTGCCAATTTCGGTTGGAGTTGTGGGTGGTTTGACGAATCTTCATCCTTTGGTAAAATTCTCTTTAGCGCTTCTTGGAAAGCCTTCTGCTCAGGAATTGATGAGTATTTTGGCGGTTTCAGGTTTGGCTCAGAATTTTGGAGCGCTTCGTTCTTTAGTAACGACAGGAATTCAAAAAGGCCACATGAAAATGCATTTGCTGAATATTTTAAATCAAATGGGCGCAACGGAAGAAGAGAAACAGCATTTTGTTACTTATTTTAAAGATAAAACGGTGACGCATCACGAAGTTATCAATGAATTTAATAGGTTAAGAGAAAAATAATGATACAGATTATTTTAGCTGTTTTGTTCATCGTATTTGCAATATTTCTTAAACAAACCAATCATCCAGGATTCAGAGGTTCTAAAAAGTTTTGGAAAATGTTTATTATTTTGGGAGTTGTGATATTGCTTAGCAGATTGGCTTCATCATTTTTAAGTCCATTGTAGTGAAAAAGAAAATTCTATTTTTTCTGCTCATTTCATGTTTAAGTTTTTCGCAGCAGAAAAATTTAAAAATAACAGATCTGCAACCCAAATCTGAAGATTTTACTTTTCCAAAAGTTTCTTATGCTGAAAAACCGTTGGTTGAATATAAAATCAATACCTATTTGCAGGTCAATCAGCTTGAATATATTCCTGGTTCAGGAGGAAATCCTTCTGCATTGGTTTCCACAGGAAAAACTTCATATTCCAACTACGTTTATTTTTATGGTTGGGAAAAACTGGAAACGCCTAAAAATATTTTGAGTATTGCCATGAGTGGAGAAGCTTCAGGAGCCTATCCTGAAGGTTTTGATATTTGGAAGAATTTTGATTTGAGAACAGGAAATTTAATCAATGCAAAAGATTTATTTCAGCCTAATTCAATAAAAACTGTTGAAGGTTTAATTCAGAAAAATATTAAGAAAGAAGTCAATGATTTTCTTGCAGCATTAAAATCTGAGAAAGATCCTTCGGAAGAGGTTTTAGACCAGATTGCTATTTATGAAGATTGTTTTACCAATTTTACTTTAGATGGAATTGAATATTATTTCGCAAAGGATAAGATAAGATTCATTGCCGGAAGATGTTCTAATCATGCGATGAGAGCACTGGACGAATTGGGAAGTCATGTGGTAGAATTTCCTTACCAAGACTTGGAAAAGTATTGGAGTTCGTATGCGAAAAACTTATTGTCAGATTCTGAAAAAGTTGATAAAACGAGCTTTAACAATAAACTCTATAAAGGAAAAATCGACGGAAAATATCCAATCACCATTTTAATAGACCAGGCCTATGAAGACGGCTCTTTTTCTGCAAAATATTGGTATGATAAAAATAAAAAGCTAATCGACTGGGATGGCAAAATAAAAGGAAACCATATTTCTATTATTGAAAACGATTATTACAGCGAAGAAACGAATCAATGGATTTTCAGAGCTTTAATAGAAGCCGATTTACAAGGAAATAAAATCTCAGGAACCTGGCAGGATTACAAAACAAAAAAATATTTAAAACTAGAATTAGAAGAATTATAAAATGAAAACAATTACTTTAGTCTTCGGTGCCGCTTACGGTATGTTATCCGTTATTTTAGGTGCTTTTGGAGCGCACGCGTTAAAGAAAATATTATCTGTAGAAAGACTGGAAAGTTTTGAAACAGGAGTAAGATATCAGATGTACGCCGCTTTCTTTTTGCTGATTACTGGATATATTTTAAAATTTGACACGTCTTCTCAAAAATGGATTTCTATTTTGATGATTGCAGGAACAATCCTATTTTCTTTCAGTATATATATGCTCAGTATGCAGGATTATTGGGGGATGAATCTTAAATTTTTAGGACCAATTACGCCACTTGGTGGTTTGTTTATGATTTTAGCTTGGTTAATGCTGATTTTTTATTTTGTTAAGAACAAAATTTAATCACATAAAAAATAAATTTTGCTCAGACTGATGCTGTAGTATTATCGAAGTTGAAGCATCTCACAAAACATTACAATAAATGATGAATGTAATTTTAAAAATAAATTAAAATGAAAATCAACAGAAGACGCCGCTTAATACGAACTTTTAACCTTCTGGATCAACCTATAAAGTTTAATCCTTTCGTATTCAGCCGTACTTTTTTTATGTGGGCAATTACAGGTTTGGTCGGCGGAATTATAGCCGGATTATACTGGATTGTTCTGGAGCATTTCACTGAGTTTTTGCATCAGTTTCAAGGTTGGATGGTGATTCCAACAATGGCAATTTCCGGTCTTTTGGCGGGTTTGGTTATCCATTTTATTGGTGATCCTGGAGAAATTCATTTAATTGTCAATAACATCAGATTTAATAAAGGAAAGTTAGAACCGAAAAATAATCCTTCCATGATTTTGTCTTCACTTTTTTGTGTGGCATCGGGTGGAAGTTTAGGTCCTGAAGCACCTTTGGTTCAGGTTACAGGCTCTACCGGAACGTATTTAGGGAAACTATTCAGGTTGAAAGGTGAAGAATTACGCTCTTTAAGTATTGCCGGAATGGCTTCCGGTTTTACCGCACTTTTCGGTGCTCCGCTTGGAGGAAGTTTATTTTCTCTTGAAATTCTGCATCACAAACATGCGGTTGAATATTATAAAGCAATCATTCCTGCTTTGGTGGCGAGCTGTTTCAGTTATCTGATGTTTGCTTTGATTATCCATTTGGGAATCGGTGCTACTTGGGATTTGAAAGCGTATCATTACACCGGAGTTTACGATTTTGCCTATGCAACTGCTTTCGGAATTGTAGGAACTTTATTTGGCTGGATTTTTATTTTTGTCGTTAAATTCTTCAAAAAAGTTTTTGAATACAGAAATTTTCCAATTTACATTAAAACTTTAGTCGGAGGGTTTTTATTAGGAATAATTGCATTCTATTTTCCGTTAACAAGATATTTCGGTCATCATGAAGTAAATGAATTGATTAATGGAGATTTTACCTTGAATTTTTTAATTATCATTTTAGTTTTCAAAATTTTAGCCATTGCAATTACTGTAACTTCAGGATGGAGAGGTGGTTTTATTATTCCTCTTTTCTTTGTGGGGACAACTTTAGGGTTGATTATTCATCAATTATTTCCTACAGTTGATACCACTTTAGCAATTGTAAGTTGTATGGCCGCAATCAATGCATGTGTAACGAGAACGCCAATGAGTACAACCATTATTTTGGGAACCTTAACTGGTTTTACTTATTTTGTTCCGATACTTTTTGCAAGTTTAACGGGATATTTCTTAGCTCCGAAAATTCCATTTATAGGTTCGCAATCGCATCAGCTTTTAGATGAATGATATTGTATTGAAGTATAAATGATTTGAAAAATTATTAAAAAATTGAATATTTATCATCTGTTTTCGAAAGAATTGAATTCAAATAGAGTTTTTGGACTCGATCTTTTAAGGGCAATAGCTATACTTTTGGTTGTAAGCTCACATGGAAATTATTTTTTTTCAAAAAAAATGATGGACTATTATAGATTTATAGATTTTGATGGTGTTTCGCTTTTTTTTGTATTAAGTGGTTTTCTAATTGGAGTTATTTTAATTAAGCAATTAGAGAATCAGCCAGCTAGTTTTAAATTGCTATTAAATTTTTGGGTTCGAAGATGGTTTAGAACATTACCTACTTATTTCCTTATTTTATTAACGTTAACCATTTTAAATAAAATATTTAATCCTTTTTTTACTTTCAGTTCAGTTCAAAAATATTATTATTTTTTTCAAAATTTATATTTTTATGAAATTGATGGTTTTTTTCCAGAATCTTGGAGCTTATCGGTAGAAGAATGGTTTTATTTATTAGTTCCGGTATTAATTTTTAGTTTGCTTTATTTTTTTAAAACCCCAAAGAGAGTTATACTCTTTGTTATAATATTTATTATTTCTTTAGTTTTTTTTATAAGATATTTAGGACATTTGAAAATTGTTTTATTTAGTCCAAAGCTTGTTATTACACGTTTAGATGCTATAATGTATGGTGTTTTTGGGGCGTATGTTTATTTTTATCATCAAAAATATTGGAAAATGAGACCCAAAACGTTATTTGTTTTAGGGCTTTTCTTATTTGCGGTTGATAGATATGTAGAAATGTCTTCAACGGTAGATTTGTTTAATTGTTATTTTGAATGCAGTATAGCACCCATCGGAACTTTATTGCTTCTTCCTTTTCTTTCAGATTTGAAGAAGCCAAATTTTAAAATATTAAACTGGGTTACGATTATCAGTACTATATCTTATTCGATGTACCTTATAAATATGTCTCTTGTAAGAGATTTTATTATTGTGAATTTACCATGGACTGGGTCTGAGATCTATCATGATTTAGTGAAGATAATAAATTATACTTTATACTGGGGAATAACTATTTCTCTGTCTATAATCATTTATCTTTTTTTTGAACATCCTATTACTAATCTTCGAGACAAAATAAGCTTACATAGATTTGAAAAATAAGAAGAATTTATAGCTCAAGGCTTTAAAAATGAAGCGATATACTAAATAAACTGATTTAGTTCATTAAAAGTTCACCAATTCCTTTTAATCTTTACTCATTTTTATTAAATTTGTCAACCTTTAAATATTAAAATAAAATAATAAAAATAATATGAATCTTCACGAGTATCAATCAAAAGAGATTTTATCAAAGTATGGTGTTGCTATCCAACGCGGTCACGTGGCAAATACTGTTGAGGAAGCAGTAGCTGCTGCTGAAAAATTAACTGCTGAAACCGGAGCTCAGGCTTGGGTTGTAAAAGCACAAATTCACGCAGGTGGTCGTGGTAAAGGTGGCGGTGTAAAGTTCTCTCCAAACATGGATAAGCTTAAAGAAAATGCTACCAATATCTTAGGAATGCAATTGATTACACCTCAGACTTCTGCTGAAGGTAAATTGGTAAATTCTGTGTTGGTTGCTGAGGATGTATATTATCCTGGAGAATCTGAAACTAAAGAATTTTATGTTTCTATCCTTTTAGACAGAGCTGAAGGTAAAAATACAATCGTATATTCTACTGAAGGTGGTATGGATATTGAGCACGTTGCTGAAGTAACTCCTCACTTAATCCACAACGAATTGATCGATGCTACTTTGGGTCTTCAAGGTTTCCAGGCTAGAAAAATTGCTTTCAACTTAGGTCTTGAAGGAAATGCGTTCAAAGAATTTACAAAATTCATCTCTTCTCTTTACAATGCTTATGTAGGAATTGATGCTTCTCTTTTCGAAATCAACCCGGTTTTGAAAACTTCTGATAACAAAATTATCGCTGTTGATGCTAAAGTAACTTTGGATGGTAACTCATTGTTCCGTCACAAAGATCTTGCTGAGTTAAGAGACACAAGAGAAGAAGATCCTTTGGATGTTGAAGCTGGTGAAGCTGGTCTTAACTTCGTAAAACTAGACGGTAACGTTGCTTGTATGGTAAACGGAGCTGGTCTTGCAATGGCGACTATGGATATCATCAAATTATCTGGTGGTAACCCTGCAAACTTCTTAGACGTTGGTGGTACTGCAGATGCTGCAAGAGTACAGACTGCTTTCGAAATCGTTTTGAGAGATCCAAACGTAAAAGCTATTTTGATTAACATCTTCGGAGGTATCGTAAGATGTGACAGAGTTGCTCAAGGTGTTGTAGATGCTTACAAAGCAATGGGAAGCCTTCCAGTTCCATTAATCGTAAGATTACAAGGTACTAATGCTGTAGAAGCTAAAAAATTAATTGACGAGTCTGGTCTTCCAGTACACTCTGCAATTACTTTAGAAGAAGCTGCAAACAAAGTAAAAGAAGTTTTAGCTTAAGACTAAAATTTTTATATAAATTGAAACCGTTCCATTTTTGGAGCGGTTTTTCTTTTTTAGAGTAATTATTTTTTTTAACACAAAAACCACAAGAAATATTTAAAGTTTAAATCCGCTCATTTTAAAGTTTATATAACAGAAAAAGTTTATACTGCCTCACAAACCTAACAGGTTTTTAAAACCTGCTAGGTTTACATCAAATAATTTGAGTATAATCAACCATCAACTAAAAACTATCAACTACCATCCAGCATTTAAATGATAGCTGACAAATCTCACAACCTGTTTTCGGCGTAAAACTTGTACCTTTATCATTAATGGAAGACCACATTTTACAGCCAAGATTTAAAGATTTTCCTCATTTCAAAGATTTTTGGACGAAAGGAAACGGAAAGCAATTAATTGATTTTTCCGGAGCAGAGGTGAGTTTCAAAGACTTCGAAAATTTCGCTCCTTTCTTTTATCATGTAGATGAAGTAGGGGATAAGGTTGTAAAAGATGTTTATTTTACTAAAAAATACAGCGAAGCATCACGAGAAATCGAGCAATATATCAGAAATGGAGTTTCAGAAAATGACGAAGTTCCCGAAAGTGTAAAAAAACTTTTTTCTCAAACGCAGAAACTTCCCGATTGGCTTGATTATAATTTAATAAAGGCAGGAGCCGAGCTATGTATGCGAAGCAATCTCGATTCTTTAATTTCGCTCAGAGATTACTGCTTAATTGGCGGTTATGATTATGCGTATCTCAACAAACCGTTGGTGGCAACCGAAGCTTTAAAAAAAGGTGCCGTAAAAAGACTTTCAGAAACATTAGATTTTTGGGTGAATGTAACAAGATACGACGCGCTGGAAATTCATAAAAAAGGCTACGAATTTGCTATAAAAACCAGACTTATCCATTCATACGCAAGACTTTCGATCAAAAAACATTACAAAAGTTGGGACACTTCAAATTGGGGCGAACCCATCAATTCATGGGATATGATGGCAACGTACATTGGTTTTAGTCTGGTTTTTCTGCACAGTCTTCATAAATTTGGCAATACTTTTTCAGAAGAGGAAGAGAAAGGTCTTTTCCACCTCTGGAAATACGTAGGATATCTACTCGGAATTCCCGAAAACCTTCTTCCCAACGATAAAAAACAGGCAACAGAATATTTCTATTTATGGACTTCCGTTCAGCCGTCTTCAGACAAAGATTCTGTTTTATTAGCACATTCTTTACTGAACGAATCTTTAGAAAACCCTATTTTAAAATATAAGTTTCAAAGAAAAAACCTGCGTTATCTGCACATTTGCTGTACTTGGTTTTTACTTGATGATGAAGTTTGCAAAAGACTTCAAATTCCTGACGTTCCTTTCAAAAAAGGGTTCCCTATTACTAAGAAGATTATCAACAAAATATACGATTCCACGGTAAGCCGTGAAGCAAGAATAAAAAAAGGAAATAAAGACCAAATGAAAGTGTTGGAAGATTATCTGAGAATTACCCAAAATTCAAATTTCCATTAAGAAATTACCCATTACCCATTACCCATTGCTCATTACTCATGTTTAGAAGCTTAATCCCGCTTTCACTACTCGCTTTTTTCTGGTTGCTTCACAAGCTCAGCTACCAGAAAAAGAGCTCAGACATGCCGTTCAATCGGGGCTAAGATATCCAGCAAATATTCAAAATTTTCCCCAATACAAAATACGGAGTAGCATTTACATTTACAGAACTATTATTTTAAAATTTAACAATTTTTAGAATGTACTTATGATTTAAATATTGGTTTTTGAGATTAAAATTCTGTACTTTTGATAAATTATATACAATCGAAATGAGCAACATAGATGATAAGAAAAAAGCACTTGCTTTAGTGCTTGAAAAATTAGATAAGACTTACGGAAAGGGAACTGTAATGACTTTAGGAGATAGCGAAATCGATACAACGATTGAGGTTATTCCTTCAGGGTCATTAGGTTTAGACATCGCTTTGGGCGTTGGTGGATATCCAAGAGGAAGAATCATTGAGATCTACGGACCAGAATCTTCAGGTAAAACAACATTAACGCTTCATGCAATCGCTGAAGCTCAAAAAGCAGGCGGAATTGCTGCTTTTATTGATGCTGAGCATGCTTTCGACAGAGGATATGCTGCAAAATTGGGAATCGATTTAGAAAACCTAATCATTTCTCAACCAGACAACGGTGAACAGGCTTTAGAAATTGCTGATAATCTGATTCGTTCAGGAGCTATTGATATTGTCGTAATTGACTCAGTAGCTGCATTGACTCCAAAAGCAGAGATTGAAGGTGAAATGGGAGATTCTAAAATGGGTCTTCATGCAAGATTGATGTCTCAGGCTTTGAGAAAATTGACTGCAACGATTAACAGAACAAAATGTACCGTAATTTTCATCAACCAGTTGAGAGAAAAGATTGGTGTAATGTTCGGAAATCCTGAAACTACAACGGGTGGTAATGCATTGAAGTTTTACGCTTCTGTAAGATTAGACATCAGAAAAGCAAGTGCACCGATTAAAAATGGAGATGAAGCTATCGGTAGCCGTGTGAAAGTGAAAGTGGTGAAGAATAAGGTAGCTCCACCTTTCAAAATGGCAGAATTTGACATTATGTACGGTGAGGGTGTTTCTAAAACTGGCGAAATCTTAGATACTGCAGTTGATATGGGAATTGTGAAGAAAAGCGGTTCTTGGTTCAGCTATGGTGAAACTAAATTGGGTCAAGGTCGTGATGCGGTAAGAGATTTGTTGAAAGACAATCCTGAATTGGCAGAAGAACTTGAAAACAAAGTAAAAGAAGAAATTGCCAACAAAAAGTAATTTGTTTTCATTAAAATACTAAAGACAGCTGAAAGGCTGTCTTTTTTTATATCCAAACCTAACGGGTTTCAAAAACCCGTTAGGTTTATTTCAAATAAAAATGCCAATCTGTCACTTTCTTTTCAATGGTATTTTTTTTGAGATTTGAAAACCAAATTTAAAAATAAAATAAAATGACAAAAGGAAATATCAATGTTTCGGTGGAAAATATTTTTCCGTTAATCAAGAAGTTTCTATACAGCGACCACGAAATCTTTTTAAGAGAATTAATTTCAAACGCAACAGACGCTACTTTAAAATTAAAGCATTTAACATCAATCGGAGAAGCGAAAGTAGAGTACGGAAACCCGAAAATTGAAGTTAAAATAGATAAAGAAAACAGAAAACTTCACATCATCGACCAAGGTTTGGGAATGACGGCCGAAGAAGTTGAAAAATACATCAATCAGGTTGCATTTTCAGGAGCTGAAGAATTCTTAGAAAAATATAAAGACTCAGCTAAAGATTCGGGTATTATCGGGCACTTTGGTTTAGGTTTCTACTCTGCATTTATGGTAGCAGAACAAGTGGAAATTATTACTAAATCTTTCAAAGATGAACCTGCTGTTCACTGGGTTTGCGACGGAAGTCCGGAATTTACTTTAGAAGAAACAACTGCAAAAACAGAC is drawn from Chryseobacterium muglaense and contains these coding sequences:
- a CDS encoding type II toxin-antitoxin system RelE/ParE family toxin, translated to MSKKFYILSEIADEDLVNIFDYTMDEFGFDQAEKYLFEIDDIFQNLIINPQLGKTRNEIKQGLYSFPKDNHVIFYRISEDHIRIVRILHGSRDIPNYF
- a CDS encoding oxygenase MpaB family protein, with the translated sequence MEDHILQPRFKDFPHFKDFWTKGNGKQLIDFSGAEVSFKDFENFAPFFYHVDEVGDKVVKDVYFTKKYSEASREIEQYIRNGVSENDEVPESVKKLFSQTQKLPDWLDYNLIKAGAELCMRSNLDSLISLRDYCLIGGYDYAYLNKPLVATEALKKGAVKRLSETLDFWVNVTRYDALEIHKKGYEFAIKTRLIHSYARLSIKKHYKSWDTSNWGEPINSWDMMATYIGFSLVFLHSLHKFGNTFSEEEEKGLFHLWKYVGYLLGIPENLLPNDKKQATEYFYLWTSVQPSSDKDSVLLAHSLLNESLENPILKYKFQRKNLRYLHICCTWFLLDDEVCKRLQIPDVPFKKGFPITKKIINKIYDSTVSREARIKKGNKDQMKVLEDYLRITQNSNFH
- a CDS encoding putative DNA modification/repair radical SAM protein, whose product is MNFDRVKEKLEILADAAKYDVSCSSSGGKRKNNGGLGDSSASGICHTYTEDGRCVSLLKILLTNHCIYDCIYCVSRKSNDIKRAAFTVEEVVDLTISFYRRNYIEGLFLSSGIFKDADTTMERLVRVAKKLRTEHNFNGYIHLKSIPGASDDLMNEAALYADRLSVNLEIPTESGLKLLAPDKNREDMLQPMRIVQKGIQQYKDEKKIIRSTPKFAPAGQSTQMIVGATNENDLQIIKVADHFYKNYGMKRVYYSGYIPVTVDNRLPAITAEVPVLRENRLYQSDWLMRFYGFKADEILDFNMPFLDLEVDPKLSWALRHLDQFPVNLQTAEYKMILRIPGIGVKTAQKIVSARKFQVLNIDHLKKLGAAVNRAKYFIDFTYGNPFLKHLTDLNLRKLIIGGSQSKFQNQFSQQLTLF
- a CDS encoding chloride channel protein, giving the protein MKINRRRRLIRTFNLLDQPIKFNPFVFSRTFFMWAITGLVGGIIAGLYWIVLEHFTEFLHQFQGWMVIPTMAISGLLAGLVIHFIGDPGEIHLIVNNIRFNKGKLEPKNNPSMILSSLFCVASGGSLGPEAPLVQVTGSTGTYLGKLFRLKGEELRSLSIAGMASGFTALFGAPLGGSLFSLEILHHKHAVEYYKAIIPALVASCFSYLMFALIIHLGIGATWDLKAYHYTGVYDFAYATAFGIVGTLFGWIFIFVVKFFKKVFEYRNFPIYIKTLVGGFLLGIIAFYFPLTRYFGHHEVNELINGDFTLNFLIIILVFKILAIAITVTSGWRGGFIIPLFFVGTTLGLIIHQLFPTVDTTLAIVSCMAAINACVTRTPMSTTIILGTLTGFTYFVPILFASLTGYFLAPKIPFIGSQSHQLLDE
- a CDS encoding DUF423 domain-containing protein, whose translation is MKTITLVFGAAYGMLSVILGAFGAHALKKILSVERLESFETGVRYQMYAAFFLLITGYILKFDTSSQKWISILMIAGTILFSFSIYMLSMQDYWGMNLKFLGPITPLGGLFMILAWLMLIFYFVKNKI
- a CDS encoding type II toxin-antitoxin system ParD family antitoxin, whose product is MNVSFTKKQTEYISEQVESGDFQNASEVVRDALRLHEIYRHRLIQDLKAEIEKGWNDKSSSRSVKDIIQAKKQKKDSNV
- the sucC gene encoding ADP-forming succinate--CoA ligase subunit beta; the protein is MNLHEYQSKEILSKYGVAIQRGHVANTVEEAVAAAEKLTAETGAQAWVVKAQIHAGGRGKGGGVKFSPNMDKLKENATNILGMQLITPQTSAEGKLVNSVLVAEDVYYPGESETKEFYVSILLDRAEGKNTIVYSTEGGMDIEHVAEVTPHLIHNELIDATLGLQGFQARKIAFNLGLEGNAFKEFTKFISSLYNAYVGIDASLFEINPVLKTSDNKIIAVDAKVTLDGNSLFRHKDLAELRDTREEDPLDVEAGEAGLNFVKLDGNVACMVNGAGLAMATMDIIKLSGGNPANFLDVGGTADAARVQTAFEIVLRDPNVKAILINIFGGIVRCDRVAQGVVDAYKAMGSLPVPLIVRLQGTNAVEAKKLIDESGLPVHSAITLEEAANKVKEVLA
- a CDS encoding hydroxymethylglutaryl-CoA reductase, degradative, yielding MSEIVKLTITYKKTNILHMNHKPVEGFSKLTKQGKIDWLVNEYLEGNQDYQNILNQYWNENADLQKLHDEFSENTISNFYMPYGIAPNFLINGKLFALPMAVEESSVVAAASKAAKFWIDKGGFKTTIINTEKLGHTHFIIDVESHKLQHFFNFNLKKKLFEATEAITANMRNRGGGILDIKLIDKTSEMPNYYQLKASFDTVDSMGANFINSCLEQFGKTLKQEIVISEDFTQEEKNSLQIVMNILSNFTPDCVVRAEVSCKIEDLKDDSGISNEEFARKFKQAVTIAEIEPFRATTHNKGIMNGVDAVVIATGNDFRATEACAHAYAAKDGKYSSLTHCTIDNGIFRFWIDLPISVGVVGGLTNLHPLVKFSLALLGKPSAQELMSILAVSGLAQNFGALRSLVTTGIQKGHMKMHLLNILNQMGATEEEKQHFVTYFKDKTVTHHEVINEFNRLREK
- a CDS encoding acyltransferase family protein; translated protein: MNIYHLFSKELNSNRVFGLDLLRAIAILLVVSSHGNYFFSKKMMDYYRFIDFDGVSLFFVLSGFLIGVILIKQLENQPASFKLLLNFWVRRWFRTLPTYFLILLTLTILNKIFNPFFTFSSVQKYYYFFQNLYFYEIDGFFPESWSLSVEEWFYLLVPVLIFSLLYFFKTPKRVILFVIIFIISLVFFIRYLGHLKIVLFSPKLVITRLDAIMYGVFGAYVYFYHQKYWKMRPKTLFVLGLFLFAVDRYVEMSSTVDLFNCYFECSIAPIGTLLLLPFLSDLKKPNFKILNWVTIISTISYSMYLINMSLVRDFIIVNLPWTGSEIYHDLVKIINYTLYWGITISLSIIIYLFFEHPITNLRDKISLHRFEK